Proteins from one Podospora pseudoanserina strain CBS 124.78 chromosome 1, whole genome shotgun sequence genomic window:
- a CDS encoding hypothetical protein (EggNog:ENOG503NZ10; COG:S), whose amino-acid sequence MSTSAEDREVMERIARLASRVNRHKNQQAGLIPPPPFRAQHRMSIDSKSARRTDIDVPKDTGYYRGSHRGHPYRGYHGAPRPVHRNRTLVLNGASPSSRSVDDLGASSDTSTSSWVHKNDRHLQIINSSVYQQEAPSRRQAMEQTRQQQLAAKNRQERAKLISHLNRLANNGGYETANHQKTAGKYVITVDGIQFTVTKQGSKLVKVPGASSSRSTGDGEVTYPSAGDGNSAKATPRMAVVGGVKFYRSKNGNLYRHGVVKAQRQSGTVKKVNVPCKQFSMMGSCAKGPQCRYTHDPHKVAICKDFLLGGCPNGDDCDLSHDPTPERTPACLHYARDSCTKSDCKYAHVKVSTAAPVCRSFGFYGYCEGGAECPERHVFECPDFSNTGTCKIRGCKLPHRERASVLRKASSSKSEDVEMEDVSSDDDGESIDDYDVDSDEVDEFIGEDETGGLDFTEQKDFIEL is encoded by the exons ATGTCAACCTCCGCCGAGGACCGCGAGGTCATGGAGAGGATCGCTCGCCTGGCCAGTCGCGTTAATCGCCACAAGAATCAGCAGGCCGgcctcatccctcccccgcccttcCGAGCCCAGCACCGTATGTCCATCGACTCGAAGAGTGCCCGCCGCACCGATATTGATGTTCCCAAAGATACAGGGTACTACCGAGGATCCCACCGCGGACATCCGTACCGTGGTTACCATGGTGCCCCGAGGCCTGTTCATCGTAACAGGACTCTGGTTTTGAATGGCGCCTCTCCGTCAAGCAGATCTGTCGACGATCTCGGAGCTTCATCAGATACCTCTACCAGTTCTTGGGTCCACAAGAATGACCGCCATCTTCAGATCATCAACTCCTCGGTCTACCAGCAGGAAGCACCGTCACGTCGCCAGGCAATGGAACAAACTCGGCAACAGCAACTCGCCGCCAAAAACAGACAAGAGCGCGCCAAGTTGATCAGTCATCTCAACCGATTGGCAAACAATGGAGGCTATGAGACAGCTAACCATCAGAAAACCGCCGGCAAATATGTTATCACCGTTGACGGCATCCAATTCACCGTGACGAAACAAGGCAGCAAGCTTGTCAAGGTTCCCGGTGCGTCAAGCTCGCGTTCAACTGGAGACGGAGAAGTCACTTATCCTAGCGCAGGCGATGGAAACTCGGCCAAGGCAACCCCCAGGATGGCCGTGGTTGGCGGTGTCAAGTTTTACAGAAGCAAGAACGGCAACCTGTATCGGCATGGCGTTGTCAAGGCCCAGCG GCAATCTGGCACCGTGAAGAAAGTCAACGTGCCTTGCAAACAGTTTTCGATGATGG GCTCCTGCGCCAAAGGCCCCCAGTGCCGGTATACCCACGACCCCCACAAGGTTGCCATCTGCAAAGACTTTTTGCTGGGCGGCTGCCCCAACGGCGATGACTGCGATCTCTCCCATGACCCCACCCCCGAGCGCACCCCAGCCTGTTTGCACTATGCTCGAGATAGCTGCACCAAGTCTGATTGCAAGTATGCTCACGTGAAAGTGTCTACAGCTGCCCCCGTATGTCGCTCCTTTGGCTTCTACGGCTACTGCGAAGGAGGTGCAGAATGCCCCGAGCGGCATGTGTTTGAGTGCCCCGATTTTAGCAACACAGGCACGTGTAAGATCCGGGGTTGTAAGCTCCCCCACCGAGAGAGGGCAAGCGTCCTTCGCAAAGCGTCGAGCTCCAAGAGCGAAGACGTAGAGATGGAGGATGTTTCAAGCGACGACGATGGGGAGTCTATCGACGATTATGATGTGGACTCGGACGAGGTTGACGAGTTCATTGGCGAAGATGAGACTGGTGGTCTCGATTTCACTGAGCAAAAGGACTTCATCGAactatga